Below is a window of bacterium DNA.
CCCCAACACCGGCGGAAGCTCCGCCGGCTGGGGCTGGCTCGTGGGGCAGTCGCTGCAGCAGATCGTCGACTGGGTTGCGAACACGACGCCGGCGATCCGCATCACCGACCTGTCGATCTACACGGTCGGCGGGCAGAAGTACTACGCGGCGGTGGCCGTGTACAACGAGGGCGCGCAGTACCAGGGCTGGTGGTGGTACTTCGACAAGACCGAGGCCGAGATCACGGCCCTGCTGACGCAGAACAGCGCGCGGCTGATCGACATCGAGCTGGAGACCGCGCCTTCGCTGTTCACGGGGGCCCGCTTCGCCGCCGTGATGGTGGCCCAGAATCCGGGCGGCGGCTGGTTCGATGCCTCGTCGACCGGCACGCAGACCGGCAACCTGATCGGCCAGACCGGCGGTCGCCTGACGAGCCTGCACCGCTACACCACCGCTCTCGGCACCACCGCCTATGCGGTCAGCCTGGTCGACAACGCCAACGACCAGACGCGGCGCGTGCGCGGCTTCATGGGTTCGCAGGCCACGCAAGGCTCCTACGGCTTCAAGCTCAAGCAGGTGGGCGGCCCGGTGATCGCGTCCCTGAACGAGAACTTCGTGTTCGAGCCGGCCAGCACCATGAAGATCCTGCACGGTGTCGGCGCGATCCGCGAGTGCGCGCAGGGCGACCTTTCCCTGGCCGGCGACATCTGGGTGCCCAACACCTGCACCTCCGAGGCATGGAACAACATCTGCCCCGATGACAACTACAGCTGCAATTCCGGCTACGAGCCGCTCGAGACAACGCTTCGTGGCATGTTGCGAAGCTCGCACAACGGCCGCACCCGCACCATCGAGGAGCTCGTCGGGCGGACGACCCTGAACAACTTCGCCGACTTCACGGCCGACCTGAGCAACACCCAGATCAACCACACCCTCGGCTGCCTGTGCGGGAACACCCCTAACACGACGACCGCGGCCGACCTGACGAGCCTCTACGAACAGATCGCCGACGGCTCGTTCTTCAACGCGACGTGGAGCGAGGAACTGTTCGGCATCATGGCCAACGTCACCGACTGGGGATACGGCACCAATGCGGACGAGGCGTTCAATACGCTGCGGATCGTCATCAACGAAGAGGCAGCCCAGACCGACCTGACGGCGAGCGAGATCCTCGACTTCCGCGCCGCATTGCAGTTCTCGGCCAAGGGCGGCGACTACGGCTGCAGCGGTGTTTCGTGGCGCTCGACGGCAGGCTGGTACAGCATTCCGTTCAAGTTCTACGCCCTCGGCAGTTGGTTCACGACCCGCCGTGAATACACCGTGGCCACGTTCGTCGACGCAGGGGTCGCTCCCGGTTCCGCGGTCGCGTACTTCGCAGCCGAGGAGCTCGTCCGCGAGCAGATCCGCGAGGCGCTCGAGACCTGGGACGACGCCTGCTCGACCGGCATCAGCAGCCATCCGTCCAACACCACCGTGGACGCCGGCGATGACGCCCAGTTCACCGTCGCCAGCGGCGGTGCCGGCTTCGGCGAGTACCAGTGGCAGAAGCTTTCCAGCGGTCAGTGGATCAGCCTGATCAACTATCCCGGCCAGACCAGTGGTGCATCGACCGGGACGCTGACCATTCTTGCGACCGAGGAAAGCGACGAGGGTTCCTTCCGCTGCCGCATCACCAAGGATTGCGGCGTCACGTACAGCAACAGCGCCACGTTGACGGTCGAGCCCGGCTACCTGTCACCGGTACCGGGCGCCGTGCCCACGCACCTGGTCGTGCATGCTCCCATGCCGAACCCGTTCAACCCGCAGGTGACGCTGCGCTTCGAGCTGCCGCGCCATACCGATGTCGCGGTGCTCGAGATCTTCGACGTGGCGGGGCGCCGGGTCCGCTCGATCTCGGCGTCCTCGCTGGCGCCCGGCGCCCACGAGTTCACCTGGAACGGCACCGACGACGGCGGACAGCGGATGTCGTCCGGCATGTACATCGCCCGCCTGCGCGCCGGCGACGAGCAGGTCGTGCACCGGGTGATGATGGTGGAATAGCCGGACAGCCGGCGGGATTCCCGCAATTGAACGAAGAAGCCCCGCCGCACCCGAGTGCGGCGGGGCTCTCTCTTATCGGCCCGCGATCACTTGAGAAGCGTCATCTTCCGCGACTCGTTGATGCCCGGCCCTTCCAGCCGGCAGAAGTACACACCGCTCGGCTGGCCGGTGGCGTCCCAGGTCACGGTATGGTTGCCGGCCGGCAGCGAGCCTTCGGCGAGCACGGCCACCTGCTGACCACGCGTATTGTAGATCGTCAGCCTGACGTTGCAGTCGCGCGGCAGGTTGAAGGCGACCTGCGTGACGGGATTGAACGGGTTCGGCTGGTTCTGCTGGAGAACCGCTGCGGCCGCCACGGCCGCCGCCACGCTCACGCAGCCGGCCTGGGTCGCGGTGTGCGAGCCGGACTCGTTGGTCACCGTCAGCGAGACGTCGTAGACGCCCGCCTCGGCGTAGATGTGGCTGGGGCTCTGCTCGGTCGAGCTGCTGCCGTCGCCGAAGTCCCAGGCCCAGGCCGTGGCGGCGCCCGTCGAGGCGTCGGTGAACACCACCTCGAGCGGCGCGCTGCCGCTGGCCGTCACGGTGGTGAACGCCGCGATCGGCGTGACAGGAGCCGCGCTGCCGACCGCGGCCGCGGCGTTGACCAGGCCCGATCCGGAGTAGCGGTCCCAGCCGGCCTCGGACTCGTCGTTGACCACGTCACGGGCGGAACTGACCAGCAGCTCGCGCACCTCGGCAGGCGTGTAGTCCGGGAACGCCGAGAGGATCAGCGCCGCCACGCCGGCCACGTACGGCGTGGCGCAGCTGGTCCCGTTGAAGAACGGCTCGACGTCGCCCGCGCTGTACCCGCCGCTGCCCATGATATCACAGGTGGGCAGGATGGTCGGCCCGAGCAGGTCGACCGCGTCGGCCGCGCCCTTCACGATGGCGCCGTAGCTGGACCCCCACCAGCGCTCGCCGTCGCAGGTGGGACCGCGCGGATCGGCCGAGACGCCCGCGTTCAGTTCCTGGGCCAGGCTCGAGCTGCGCTTGCGGTCGCCGCCCGGCGAAGCCGCGCCGACGGCGATCACGTACGGGCTCGCGGCCGGGTACTGGATGTCGCCCTTGTTGCCGTTGCCGGTGGCCGCCAGCAGCACCACGCCGGCGGCGTCGGCATACTGCAGCGCGGCTTCGGTCGCGGCATCGGTCTTGATCGGCGCGCCGAAGCTCATGCTCACGATGTCGGCGCCGTGATCGGCGGCGTAGTAGAGCGCGTTCTGGACGGCGCTGAAGTACATGTACCCGTCGCTCTCGGCCACCTTCAGCGGCATGATGCTGCACCCCGGCGCCACGCCCACGGCGCCGATGCCGTTGTTCAGGGCGGCGGCAACGCCCGCGCAGGCGGTGCCATGGCCGGCGCCGGCGGCGTTGTCGTCGGGATCGGCGTCGTCGTCACCGAAGTCGTAGCCGGTCACCAGGCGAAGGTCGGCATGGTCGGTGTCCACGCCCGAATCGATGATGGCGATGACGACGGACGCCGAGCCGTAGCCCTGCGGCCCGTCCCACGCCTGCGGCAGGTCGGCGTCGAAGCCCACGACGCCGGCGCCATCGCCCGTGTGGCTGTGGCTGCCGTTCGGATTGTAGGCGGGAAGCTGGGCCCGGTTCTCGTGGCCCCAGTTGTCGGCGAAGCCGGGGTCCGTCGGAACAGCGGACGGGAACGCGCGCCAGTCCAGCGATACCGCCTGCACCTCGTCCAGCGCCGCGAAGGCGTCGGCCAGGCCGGGCAGGTCCTTCACGTCGGCGAAGTGGAACATGAACCAGCGATCGACGCCCGCGCCGGCAGCCTTGCTGCGGTTGAGCGGCGCATCGTAGGGCCGGCTGATCCCGGTGACGCCGGCGTTCTGCGCCAGGTCATCGACGCCCTTGAGGCCGGTCTTCGCCTCCTTCACCCGGCGCCCCTTGTCCAGGGGCACGTCCATCAACGTCGTCTCCATCGCCCCGTCGCGGATCTGCACGAGAAGCCGGCCCGGCGCGTAGGATTGTTCACCGCCCGCGGCGCCCATGAATCCGTAGAGGGCCGGCGCCGCGGCCGGCGGCCCCTTGGGCGCCTCGTTGTTCCCGGGCTTCAGGTACAGGATGGTCGCTGCCGCGACCAGCACACCGACCGGCAGGATGGCGCGCACGATGGTGATACCGCGACGACCGTTCATGGCTGCTCCAGGCTGGGGTGGCGACGGGGCGTCAACGGACGCCCGCCATGAACGTCGCGGACGCAAGGCCGGTGCCATCGGCGGGCGGCCCCGCCACGGAATCGCCTTTACGCCAAGCCATTGCTGGTCTTAAGGTTGGGCTGCGGGAGCGAGCCGCGCGCCAGGTCCGGCAGGCGCGGGCGCGCCCGGGTGACGACTATTCTGCGCGGACGGCGGCAGGTTGTGCCGGGCAAAGCGGGAGGCCCGGCCGGCCCGCAAAGGAGAGATCGAGTTGACGCCACATGCCTGGGTCCACGAGTTCCCCGCGGCGATCACCGTCTGTGACGCCACCGGCATCATCCTCGAGATGAACGCGCGCGCGATCGAGACCTTCGCGCGCGACGGCGGCGCCGAACTGGTCGGGCGCAACGTGCTCGACTGCCACCCCGAGCCATCGCGGACACAGCTGGCGACGATGCTCGCGGAGAAGGCGTCGAACGCCTACACCATCGAGAAGAACGGCGTGCGCAAGCTGATCTACCAGTCGCCCTGGTACGAGAACGGCGAGTACCGCGGCTTCGTCGAGATGTCGCTCGTGATCCCGGAGACGATGCCGCACCACGTCCGCACCTGAGAAGCGGCCGGCTCCCGATGGGAACCGGCCGTTGCTCGCACGGTCGTCTGCACCGCGCCTAGCGGAACAGGCTCTTGACGTCACCCCACGTCGAGGCCTCGGTCGAGACGACCGAATCGACCGCGAAGCCGATGTTGACGCCGATGCCGTCGCCGCGCAGCTGCGTCTGGATGACGGTGATGCTCGACACCGCGTCGTCGATCCGCACCACGGCCAGCTGCGAATTCCACCAGGGATTGGAGCCGCCGGCGCCCGTCACCGAGTTCATGACCGTGAAGGTGCCCGCACCGCCGATGAACTGGGACGCGCCGGCCGTCACGTCACCGACGAAGTCGCCGAGGAACGTGCCGTTCTGCAGGACGCGGGTGGTCGACGTGCCGCCGCCGAAGCTCGTCGTCGCGCCGAGGCCGATCGGCCCGACGAAGACCGAGCCCGCAGGCAGCGTCGACGCGAAGGTGTAGGTGATCGTGCCGACCTCGGGGCCCAGCAGGCCCGGCGTAAAGATCGTGGCGAAGGACTCGAAGTTCGTCCACGAGTAGGTGTCCGGTCCGAACGTCACGCTGCCGGCGGTGTAACCCGCGCTGAGCAGCCGCGAATGGGTCCAGTGCGCCGGGATCGAGTAGGTCACGGTGACGTTGCCGACGCCGGCCACCGGGATGATCGCGCCGTTCGGCACCGGCGAGCCGAAGGCGGTGGGCGACTGGTCCAGCCAGGTGATGGGAACGATCACGGCGGAGGCCGCGACGGCCCCGATGAGGGAGCAGGCGATGATGGCCAACGACAACAGGTTGACCGGCTTGCGCAGTGTATTCATGACATCTCCTTGGAGACGCATTGCCAGGGGTTCCACACCGACTTGGGGGCCGCCGCTGTCCGTACAGGCTGGACGATCCCCGGCGAGATCGATGCGCGAAGGGTGAGACTACAATAAAGAAGATGAAAATGATATGATTTTCACTGTTTCTTAACAAAACGTGCCGGGCAGCGGACAGGGGCCGCCCGGCACGCAGGCAGATGGCACCTACTTCAACATCGTCACCTTGCGCACGTCGACCTGCCCGTCCGCGCGCGTCTCCACGAAGTAGAGGCCCGAAGCCGCCTGGCCGCCACGATCATCCGCACCGTCCCACAGCACGGTGCCCTGCGTCACGGCCACCGGGCCGTCGACCAGCGTCCGCACCAGCGCACCGCGCGCATCGAACACCTTCATGGCCAGGTGACCGGGGCGAGCCAGGGTGTAGCGCAGCGTCACCGAGGGATTGAACGGGTTGGGCTGCGCCGCGACCGCCAGGGCAGGCGCGGTACCGGGCACGCCCGTGGCCATGGTGTTCAGGTCCCAGGGAATGCCGAAGTAGTAGCTCACTTCCATCAGGAGCCCCGCCCGCGGCAACTGCGGCATCTGCGCCTTGTCCCAGCCCATGACAAACGATACGTCGAACGGCAGCGTGATCACGCGGCCCGGCCCCGCGGTCTGGAGCACCGCCGCCGCATACGGGTACGGCGTTGCGACCCCACCGGCGTCGGTGAACAGCGCCAGCGGTTGGGCGCCGACCTGCGGCAGGATGGCGTCGAAGTCGTTCGGCGTCGGGCAGCCACCGTAGAGCAGCCACTCGTTCGTCGTCAGGAACACGGGATTGCCCGGAACAGCAGCGACGGTGGGCGAGGCCTGGCCGCCGATGTTGTCGCGCACGTCGCCGTCGACGTATTGCACGCCCATCGTCGATTCCAGGAAGGTGCGTGCAACCGTCCCCGAGGTGTAAAGGCTGTGGGCCAGATCTTCGCCGCACAGCAGCATGTCGCGATCGCCGAGCGCCAGCCAGCTGTTCAGCAGTTGCAGATCCTGCGAGGGATCTCCGTTGAAGTCGCCGTTGCTGAGCGTGTACGCGCCCTGGTCGCCTGCGGTATACATCATGTCGGTGTAGCCGGCCAGCTGGGCCACGGTCGCCCGGCCCCCCAGTCCGTTGCCGACGCCCAGGCTGGGCGCACGCGTGGTGAAGACGTCGAAATCCACACCGGCGGTCATGTGGATCAGCTGGAGCGCCTTCAGCCACTCGTCCTCGGCCCCGCGTGAGCCCTGGTCGTTCCAGAACAACATGACCGGTTGATAGCCGGCCACGCTGGCCACGCTCGGCAGGCAGCGCACCGTGTAGGCGAGCGGCCAGATGGGCGAGTCAGAGTCGCCGTAGCCGGCCAGGTCGGCCGGCGCGATGCTGGTGCGCGCGTCGCCCGCACGATGGTCGGTGGCGCTGAAGTAGTAGTGCAGCACGTCACCGGGAAACAGCATGCCGGTGTCGGGCAGGTCGAAGTTCCAGCGGTTCTCGATGATGTCGCCGTTGGCGTAGCGCGTCACCCTGCCCGTGATCGGGCCGGACGGCAGCGTGCGATACGGGTCGAAGAGCGGATTGCGGACCGCCAGCGTCCAGTGCATCACCGGCGGATCCAGCGAGGCACCGTCGCGGGGCGCGACGGTGATGACGACGGTATCGCCCGGATCGTTGCGCTGGTGGGTGCGTGCGCTGATGTTCGACGCCATGTCGAAGCGCACCGAGTTCGTGCCGAGGTTCGCCAGGTCAAGCGTCCCCGAGGCCGGGAAGCCGTCGTTGGCCAGGTGCGCCTCGGTGATGACCATACGCGGCCCCGCCGATGGATAGGCCTGCACGCGCACGTTGTCGAAGTACGGCGCCGAAGTGCCGTTGGTGCCTTCGCCGTAACCGAACTGCCAACCCAGCTCGGCGACGCCCAGCCTGACCTGCACCTGTGTGGCGCCCGGCACGAGCAGGTCGCCGACCTGGTTCTGCGAACGCCGGAATACCGGTCCGCCGTAGTACACGAAGTTCCGGCTGACCCACGGCGCCTCGTTGATGTCGCCGCCCGCGGTCGATCGCACGTCCCAGACGTAGAACATGCCCGGCGAATCGTTGGCAATCAGCAGTTCATGCACATAGACATCGAAGGCCAGGGTCAGCCCGTCGACGTCGCCGCCCGGCAGCGTCATCGCCGGCGAACGCACGTAGTTCTCGAGGTGGAAGCCCTCGCCCAGCGCGCCGCCCGTGTTGTTGACCATGCCGCAACCGGTCGGCGGCGGCGGCAGGATCCAGATGTCGGGGTACAGTTCGATGAAGGCGACCTGGTTCGAGTTGTTCGCGCCGCAGGGGTCGAAGTCGCACAGGTCCCCTCCACACGCGGGCGTAGTCCCCCACGCCGGTGTTCGAAACCGCCTGCCAATCGGGGCCGAGTTCGCCGTCCTCGAAATCCTCGGTGTAGGTCGTCACGGCGCCCGATGTCACCGTGACGACAAGGTTGTCAACGGTGGCGGCGCCGGCTGTCGGCCACAGGCAGTCTTCGTCGGACCAGGCGACATCGGAATCGAAGACGAAGGCCACGGCAATGTCGGTGCCGCCGAGCCGTTGCACGGCCGTGTAGTTGAACGTGTAGTCGACCGTGACGTCGCCCTGCCCGTCCCAGGAGAGGCCTTGCCCGCCGTTGACGGGCTCGAACTCGGGCGCGGCAGCCGTGCGCCGCTGCAGCGTCACGTAGTCGTAGCCCGGTTCGGTGTCGAAGCGCAGCTTCGCCCGCACGCGCACAGTGGCATCGCCGGGCACGGTCTTGCGGAACTCGAGGATGTCGCGCCAGTCGTTGCCATAGCCGCCGGCGACATCGTTCTGGCAGGCCTGAAGCGCGGAATCACCGCACCAGGCCCCGTTGCCGGTTCCGGGATTGTTGAACGCAGCGACGTGCCAGTGGTTGTCGGGCGCCGTCGTGTCCTGCGACGTCCACCCGTCGGTCAGC
It encodes the following:
- a CDS encoding serine hydrolase, which translates into the protein MKRTAAPRRYHTACLCLLTVAALLAAPAAAQVEEILDDPAGWTFRYGATATDITTDINAGLRPFSIQRVAANSYDVLTVENAGSYAVAGFGTGNMHYNRTSSQLSLELANRRLVSLDCYEESGVTRMTAISIPNTGGSSAGWGWLVGQSLQQIVDWVANTTPAIRITDLSIYTVGGQKYYAAVAVYNEGAQYQGWWWYFDKTEAEITALLTQNSARLIDIELETAPSLFTGARFAAVMVAQNPGGGWFDASSTGTQTGNLIGQTGGRLTSLHRYTTALGTTAYAVSLVDNANDQTRRVRGFMGSQATQGSYGFKLKQVGGPVIASLNENFVFEPASTMKILHGVGAIRECAQGDLSLAGDIWVPNTCTSEAWNNICPDDNYSCNSGYEPLETTLRGMLRSSHNGRTRTIEELVGRTTLNNFADFTADLSNTQINHTLGCLCGNTPNTTTAADLTSLYEQIADGSFFNATWSEELFGIMANVTDWGYGTNADEAFNTLRIVINEEAAQTDLTASEILDFRAALQFSAKGGDYGCSGVSWRSTAGWYSIPFKFYALGSWFTTRREYTVATFVDAGVAPGSAVAYFAAEELVREQIREALETWDDACSTGISSHPSNTTVDAGDDAQFTVASGGAGFGEYQWQKLSSGQWISLINYPGQTSGASTGTLTILATEESDEGSFRCRITKDCGVTYSNSATLTVEPGYLSPVPGAVPTHLVVHAPMPNPFNPQVTLRFELPRHTDVAVLEIFDVAGRRVRSISASSLAPGAHEFTWNGTDDGGQRMSSGMYIARLRAGDEQVVHRVMMVE
- a CDS encoding S8 family serine peptidase — its product is MNGRRGITIVRAILPVGVLVAAATILYLKPGNNEAPKGPPAAAPALYGFMGAAGGEQSYAPGRLLVQIRDGAMETTLMDVPLDKGRRVKEAKTGLKGVDDLAQNAGVTGISRPYDAPLNRSKAAGAGVDRWFMFHFADVKDLPGLADAFAALDEVQAVSLDWRAFPSAVPTDPGFADNWGHENRAQLPAYNPNGSHSHTGDGAGVVGFDADLPQAWDGPQGYGSASVVIAIIDSGVDTDHADLRLVTGYDFGDDDADPDDNAAGAGHGTACAGVAAALNNGIGAVGVAPGCSIMPLKVAESDGYMYFSAVQNALYYAADHGADIVSMSFGAPIKTDAATEAALQYADAAGVVLLAATGNGNKGDIQYPAASPYVIAVGAASPGGDRKRSSSLAQELNAGVSADPRGPTCDGERWWGSSYGAIVKGAADAVDLLGPTILPTCDIMGSGGYSAGDVEPFFNGTSCATPYVAGVAALILSAFPDYTPAEVRELLVSSARDVVNDESEAGWDRYSGSGLVNAAAAVGSAAPVTPIAAFTTVTASGSAPLEVVFTDASTGAATAWAWDFGDGSSSTEQSPSHIYAEAGVYDVSLTVTNESGSHTATQAGCVSVAAAVAAAAVLQQNQPNPFNPVTQVAFNLPRDCNVRLTIYNTRGQQVAVLAEGSLPAGNHTVTWDATGQPSGVYFCRLEGPGINESRKMTLLK
- a CDS encoding PAS domain-containing protein — its product is MTPHAWVHEFPAAITVCDATGIILEMNARAIETFARDGGAELVGRNVLDCHPEPSRTQLATMLAEKASNAYTIEKNGVRKLIYQSPWYENGEYRGFVEMSLVIPETMPHHVRT